CTCGCGCTGAGCGGGACACTAACGCTGGACGCACAAGGCGACCCGGAAGCCGTCTTCATCTTCCAAATGGGTTCCACCCTCACCACAGCCTCAGCCAGCCACGTCAAGCTGATCAACGGCGCCCAGGCATCCCACGTTTTCTGGCAGATCGGAAGCTCTGCAACACTCGGCACAGGATCCACCATCGCCGGAACCATCATGGCCCTGGCATCAATCACCGTAACCACCGGCGTGACCATCCAAGGCCACGCGCTGGCACTCAACGGCGCCGTAACCCTGGACACCAACACCATCACCACCAACCCGGCCACCACCCCACTGCCTCTCCTACCTGCTGAGCATCCGGCGCTGTGCAGGTCCGGGAAGCGCGATCCCGGAGGTAGTTGACTCTCCGGAACCCGCCGCACTCAGCGTTTTGTCACGCAGTTAACCTGCCATTCACATCATCCTCAGAACCTGTCCAACCCCTGTGAATAGCGTGGGAGCCATGGACAACATCTCACGCAGGTCCCTCATCTCCGCCGGCCTCGGGGCCGGGCTGGTCGCCGCGCTGCCGGGTGCCGCCGTCGCCGTTTCAACAGCTGACGACGCCGGGCTCCGCACCGATCCGTTCCTGCTGGGCATCGCCTCCGGCGAGCCGTGGCCGGACGGCTTCGTAATCTGGACCCGCCTGGCACTGGACGCCATCGCCGAAGACGGACTGGGCGGGATGCCCTCCCGCAACGTCGCAGTCGCCTGGGAAGTGGCTGAAGACGCAAGCATGCGCACGGTAGTAGCCCGCGGCGTCGAGCAGGCCCGAATCGAAACCGCCCACTCCGTCCACGTGGAACTCAAGGGCCTCAAGCCAGGCCGCGAATACTTCTACCGGTTCCGCACCGGCCGGCACATCAGCCCGGTGGGCCGAACCCTTACCAGCCCGGCGCCGCACGAGACGCCGGCGGCGCTGGCCATGGCGTTCGCCAGCTGCGCGCAGTACGAGCACGGCTACTTCACCGCCTACTCGCGGCTGGCGCAGGACCACCCGGACCTGGTGCTGCACCTGGGTGACTACCTGTACGAGTACAAGAAGGACAGCTACGTGATCGGCGGCGGCAACCCGCGCGATCACGCGGGTCCGGAGACCGTTAGCCTGGCCGGCTACCGGCAGCGGCACGCGCAGTACAAGGCCGACGCCGATCTGCAGGCTGCGCACGCCATCGCGCCGTGGCTGGTGGTGTGGGATGACCACGAGGTGGACAACAACTGGGCGGACGACGTACCTGAGAACACCGACGCCGCCCAGCTGAACGACACCACGGAGCATTTCCGGCAGCGCCGGGCCGCCGCGTTCCAGGCGTACTACGAGAACATGCCGCTGCGGGCCTCGTCCGTGCCGGCCGGGTTCGACATGAAGATCTACCGGACCATCCAGTGGGGCCAGCTGGCCAACTTCCACATGATGGACACCCGGCAGTACCGCGACGACCAGCTGGCCGGGGACGGCTGGCAGAAGAACGTGGCCGGGCGCCTGGCCGAGGACCGCACTATCACCGGCGCGGAGCAGGAAAAGTGGCTGCTGGACGGGTTCAGGAACTCCACGCAGCAATGGGACATCCTGGGCCAGCAGGTGTTCTTCGCCGAGCGGGACAGGAACCGGGCGCCGGAGATCGACGACGTCTCCATGGACGGCTGGGACGGCTACGCCGCGTCCCGGCGCCGCATCACGCAGGGCTGGGTGGACGCGAACGTGCGCAACGCCGTGGTTCTCACCGGCGACGTGCACCGCAACTGGGCCAACGACGTCAAGGTGGACTACAAGGACCCGGCCTCCCCCGTGGTGGGCTCGGAACTGGTGTGCACGTCCATCAACTCCACCGGCAACGGCACAGGCTCCACCACCGACCCGACCATGGCCTGGAACCCGCACCTGAAGTTCACCAACGACAACCGCGGCTACGTGAACACTCGCCTTACGAAGGATGCGATGACTGCCGAGTTCCGGGTGCTGGACTACGTCACGACGCCTGGATCCCCCGTCAGTACGAAAGCCTCCTTCGCCATCCAGGATGGTGTGCCGGGGATGCAGGCGCGGCAGCCGAAGAACCCCTGTGCTGGGGGCCGACGACGGCGGGCGCGTGCCCGCCGGCG
Above is a window of Arthrobacter pascens DNA encoding:
- a CDS encoding alkaline phosphatase D family protein; translation: MDNISRRSLISAGLGAGLVAALPGAAVAVSTADDAGLRTDPFLLGIASGEPWPDGFVIWTRLALDAIAEDGLGGMPSRNVAVAWEVAEDASMRTVVARGVEQARIETAHSVHVELKGLKPGREYFYRFRTGRHISPVGRTLTSPAPHETPAALAMAFASCAQYEHGYFTAYSRLAQDHPDLVLHLGDYLYEYKKDSYVIGGGNPRDHAGPETVSLAGYRQRHAQYKADADLQAAHAIAPWLVVWDDHEVDNNWADDVPENTDAAQLNDTTEHFRQRRAAAFQAYYENMPLRASSVPAGFDMKIYRTIQWGQLANFHMMDTRQYRDDQLAGDGWQKNVAGRLAEDRTITGAEQEKWLLDGFRNSTQQWDILGQQVFFAERDRNRAPEIDDVSMDGWDGYAASRRRITQGWVDANVRNAVVLTGDVHRNWANDVKVDYKDPASPVVGSELVCTSINSTGNGTGSTTDPTMAWNPHLKFTNDNRGYVNTRLTKDAMTAEFRVLDYVTTPGSPVSTKASFAIQDGVPGMQARQPKNPCAGGRRRRARARRRPPTFPRGSCAHGQTRLRCDSIPSGPVTDARHQNLGENERPNATAAFAPGRGSSHDPGDGPHGRLHGTGEAHGGGKQRPACHRGPRPSGAKLPQVRRPACRDHQRPGTEDARDQLDRGRTRHFGQTEGWQMHALPPDHEKQRRHRGAVKPFR